The window TCGGCAGGATGCGGCGGGGGGCCAGGGCCTCGATGCGGTCCAGGGACGCGAGGTAGTCGGCGACGCACGCGCGGTAGCCTCCCACCCAGGTGGTCGATCCAGACCCGAGCAGGAGATCGCCACAGAACAAGAGCCCGTGCGGCTGCCACAGGAAGCTGAGGTGGCGCTGTGCGTGGCCGGGCGTGGCGACGGCCACCAGGTGCCCATCCCCGACGGCGAGGCTCTCCCCGTCCGCGAGGGCGCGCTCCCCCGGATCCCCGGGCCCCACGACCGGGGCGCCCAGCGCAGCCGCGAGGGCAGGCGCTCCCGCGGCGTGGTCGGCGTGGGCGTGCGTGAGGGCCACGATCACGCGGTCCTGCCCCGCCAGCGCGTCCAGCAGGGCCCGGCGGTGCGGCTCGCGGTCGGGGCCGGGATCGATCACCACGACCGGCCCGCTCCCGACCAGCCAGGTGCGCGTGCCCTCCAGCGTGAAGGGCCCGGCGTTGCCGGCATCGACGAAACGAAGAGGGAGACCGTCGACGGCGTCCGTCATCGGTCTCCCCCTGGTTTCGTCCGTCGCCCCCGAGGGGCGGAGATCATGCGCGCTCGATGGCGATCTGCTCGGCCAGCTTGTCGGCGATCATCTTGACCTCGAATTCGTCCTCTTCCGAGAACGCCGCCTTCTGCTTGCTGTCGACGTCGATCTGGCCGAAGATCTGGCTGGCGTTGCGGATGAGCACGACCATCTCGGACTTCACGTCCGGATCGCACGACAGGTAGTTCTCCACCGTGCTGACGTCGTCGATCCGCTGGTTCTGACCCTCCGACACAGCCGTGCCGCAGACGCCCGTGCCCACGGGGATCTTGGCGTGCTCGGTCCCGGCGCCGACGTAGTTGTGCAGCCAGAGCTCGCCGGCCTCGTGGTTCAGCAGGTAGACGCCGACCCAGTCGTAGCGGGAGTCGGACTCCTTGAGCTTGCGGACGGCCGCGCGCAGGAGGGCGTCGGACAGGTAGCCGTTGTCCTGCATCTCCTGCAGCTCGGCGATGAGCTTGCCTACGTTCTCCATGAACCAGTTCCGGGAAAAGGGCTGAGGGTAAGCAGAAAAGCGTAGACCCGGCGCCCGGGGGAGTCAAGCGCATGGCAGCGGGGCCCCG of the Gemmatimonadota bacterium genome contains:
- a CDS encoding GAF domain-containing protein; the encoded protein is MENVGKLIAELQEMQDNGYLSDALLRAAVRKLKESDSRYDWVGVYLLNHEAGELWLHNYVGAGTEHAKIPVGTGVCGTAVSEGQNQRIDDVSTVENYLSCDPDVKSEMVVLIRNASQIFGQIDVDSKQKAAFSEEDEFEVKMIADKLAEQIAIERA
- a CDS encoding MBL fold metallo-hydrolase encodes the protein MTDAVDGLPLRFVDAGNAGPFTLEGTRTWLVGSGPVVVIDPGPDREPHRRALLDALAGQDRVIVALTHAHADHAAGAPALAAALGAPVVGPGDPGERALADGESLAVGDGHLVAVATPGHAQRHLSFLWQPHGLLFCGDLLLGSGSTTWVGGYRACVADYLASLDRIEALAPRRILPTHGPPIEDPAEAIARYRAHRRERIEQVRRARAAEPGADLTRLVDLVYGAALPSGMRRAAETSVRAIQDFLDG